The Leptolyngbya sp. FACHB-261 genome includes the window TCACAATATCTGCTGCTGGACAAGCTGAGCTCACAAGGTAGACACAGGTTCTCTCAACCAGAGGCTTGTTCCTTGCCGTTTAACCCCACTATCAACTCCTTTTAAGGTGTTTGAGCTTTGTATGGCTCTAAATACCTGAGCCTATTTTAGCTATGAATAATCAAGCCCTGTAAAGAAATTATTAAGATTTTTGACACTAAATATCTTGCTCCTCTAATGAACCTAGACACCTATCTTCATCAGATATGCGCCTAGGTCCATTAGTGTTGAGCGTTACAAAAGTATGAACAGGCGCAAGCCTGGCTCTTTGTAGCTTGCTACTGATAGCTACTCAGGGCTTACTACTTATATTTGCTACTCAGGGCTTGCTGCTTGGGGCTTGCTACTCAGGGCTTGTCCTGGTTTCCCCCATCACTTCAGCAAACTTGCTGATCGGGCTTTGGCCATCGCCCTGGTCATTAATCAGCACTCGTCGGATCACCTCGGCTCGCTCCTTGGCATCCTGAGACTGCTCTTGAAAGGTTATTGCACTGATGCCGTGGTTGCGCTTTCTGGCTCGCTCGGCCAGCCGCTCCGTTAGCGCTGCTTTCTCTTCTAGCGCCCGCAGAGCCTGCCAGAGGGCATCTTCTAGAGCGTCAGTCTGCTCCGAGAGCAATGTCTGGCTTGAGTAAGCATGACCCACCCGGCAGCGAAAGCGCAGCAGCATACCATCCTGCAATTCCCACAGGGCACCGCCGCACTCTGGACAAGCGAAGCCCGAAGGCGTCCCCGCTCGCTCCTGCTGGTGTAGGGTTTCTGGTTGCAGCTCTACTAGATCAGCTTCAATATCTAGCTGCTCATCTGTTTCGTCATCCATCCTTTTTCCTCCTTGCACTGGAGTTCTGGCCAACTCTACAAGGGCCGGTGCAATCTTTGACAGAGGTAGGACCTGGTCAACATCAACATGTTCAATGGCACTGCGCGGCATGCTGGGAAACAGCGCATCGGCAGGGTCTTGAACTATCGCTATGCCCCCCTTGAGCTTGACGGTTTGTAGTCCTGCGGTGCCGTCATCGAGCATGCCAGAAAGAACTACACCCACTACCCGAGGGCCATAAACTCTAGCGGCTGAACGAAACAGTGGGTCTATAGAGGGCCGATATGTGTTCTCTTTGGGGCCTCTCACGATGTGAATGAAGCCCTGTTTAACTAACAGATGTTGGTCAGGCGGCGCGATGTAGATCTGCCCTCGCTCAAAGACCTGGCCGTCTACCGGGTGTCTAGCCGGTAGAGAGCCATGACGCTTGAGGATTTTGGGCAAAACGCTCGTGCCTGAAGCAGAGATATGTAGGACGATAAAAATGCTAGCTGGCAAGTCTTCAGGCAAATTGCTCACCAGCTGGATCAACGCTTCGACTCCACCGGCAGAAGCGCCAATCACGATAATGTCATGTCCAATCATTGGCCCGCCTTTTGCTGGCGCTGAAACTGATAGGGTCTGAACTCGTATCGAGGTTTTGTAGTCAAATTCGCTCCGGGACTCCTACCCATCTCCGTAGGAACTCAAATCTGACTTGCCTTCCCCACCGGGGAGAGATTGGGGGAGGAGGCGGTTTAAAATCGCTAGGCTCACCTAGCCCAGTAAAACCAGAGAATCCTGTTTGCCAGCCTCGTTTGCCAGTCTCAACCAAATAATGATTTAAAACGGCTGTCAAAAGGCTCCATCAAAGGTCTCAATTTCCGCGTGGAAACTGTCTGAAGCCTGGTGATTGTGCTCCCGGTTGACGCTGGGCTGGCGTCAACTGGGACCTTGTGAATCTAATTGATGAGTTTGCTAGATGAGTTGGCTAAAAGCTGGTGCCGTCCTGCAATCCAGCTTTTAGAGTGATATGGCGGTCGGGACCGACATCAATTTTGCCTTGCTTTTGCAACTGCCTGAGCAGGCGAGTAACCGTGACGCGAGTGGTGGAGCAAGCGCTGGCAAGGTCTTCATGGGTGAGCCGGACGCTCAAGCGCACTCCCTGCTCTACGGGGCGCCCAAATTCTTTGCCAAAGAGTTGCAACAGCCGACAGAGACGGTCGGGAACATGCCGATAGCCCACGATTGCGAGCAAAGTCTCCGCCTGGTGCAGCCGTTGAGTCACCTGAGGAAAAAGCATTTGAACCAAATCGGGCGAGGTTGCCAGCTCGGCTATAGGAATGGCGACCAGCTCAACTGTGTCTGAGAGCGCAACGGCTTGATAAACCGACAGTGTCGTTAAGATG containing:
- a CDS encoding chemotaxis protein CheB, which codes for MIGHDIIVIGASAGGVEALIQLVSNLPEDLPASIFIVLHISASGTSVLPKILKRHGSLPARHPVDGQVFERGQIYIAPPDQHLLVKQGFIHIVRGPKENTYRPSIDPLFRSAARVYGPRVVGVVLSGMLDDGTAGLQTVKLKGGIAIVQDPADALFPSMPRSAIEHVDVDQVLPLSKIAPALVELARTPVQGGKRMDDETDEQLDIEADLVELQPETLHQQERAGTPSGFACPECGGALWELQDGMLLRFRCRVGHAYSSQTLLSEQTDALEDALWQALRALEEKAALTERLAERARKRNHGISAITFQEQSQDAKERAEVIRRVLINDQGDGQSPISKFAEVMGETRTSPE